AACCTTTTTGCCATCTGTGTTCTTCCTAGTCAAGCATTTCCTCCCATGTTATTCAGCCATTTTCTGTGTTTAATGGTTGTGTCATTATCCCATGCCATCACACTTGTGTTGACTAAATCACAAATTACCCCATAATTAGATTAAACCCAGTTATTGATTTCCTTGGGCATTATGGAAAGACTCCACCACcctggctcaataataataataatgataataacaatatgataataataatgatgataatgatccatgataattgtgctatttgtttagagcttgctatgtgccaagtattgtactgagagttggggtagatacaaatagatTAGACACCATCCCGTTGAACTCAGAGCCTaacgggaaggagaacagacatttaatcccctcttttacagaggaggaaactgaatctatcattggtattattgagctcttactttagcagagcactatcttaagcccttgaagagtacagtacaacaattttGGCTAACAGCTTCCTTGTCCAtattgagtttatagtctataggagcactgagaagtgaagtgacttgctcaaggtcacacagcaggcaggtaggagagctgggatcagaatccagtcctctgactcccagttctgcatctttcattcattcattcatcaatcgtatttattgagcgcttactgtgtgcagagcactttactaagcgcttggaatgtacaattcggtaacagatagagcaatcctgcccaacagtgggatCACATTCTACAAGGTGgatacagacagcaaaacaagtagtcaggtatcaataccatcaaaatagataaatagaatcatagatatacacacattcttaataaatagagtaataaataatatgtacaaatatatacaagtggtgtggggaggggaagtgggtagaacagagggaggagagggggaatggggaggggaggagggcagagggaaaggaggggtcagtctgggaagcttCCTGGAGAGACCACTGTGATTCTTGAAAAATTATAAAATCTACCCTTAAAACGTTTTTCACATTCAGGCTTTTCATATGGTCTAAAACTTTCgaatgaaatcaatcatatttattgagtacttactgtgtagtaTTCTCAGCACTGatagagtacaatgaaacagttggtagacatgttccctgcttgtaAGGGGCTTGTAATCTAGAGTCCCAATTTGCCAACAAGCGGCATTGGAAAACTCTGTGCCAGTGGATAGTTCTGCTTATGTTCAGTGAGTTGGGATTGAAGAATCCCAGATGAACATGCAAACATCATCCCAGCCCTAACTCCCTGCAGCTTCAGTTCcatcctatctcactgccgatcagATCAGGCTGTGACTGGGTAGAGAAGGGTTGGGTGGTTGGGCCTGATTGGGACAGAGTCTAACGAGCCTCCACAGGATGAGATGCAACGAGATTCCTCATGACCACATCATTGAACAGAGACACGTCGGGGTTATTGTCAGTCGTACTCATTAACCGGGACAAACATGACCAGTGTTATACCTGTCACCACGAGGGTCACCAAATTAGAGAATGAAAGGAGCTTACCAGTTCTCCCTTGTTCTCTATCTTCAGGAGACCGGAATTATGAGATCGACAGATAGCTGACTTTCATTCCACAttcttttttctttagaaaagagGTAGCATTGTTTCTACATAAGATCCAGTTCTCTGGACAAGGACTGCAGTGATGTCCTAAATAAAGTGAACAGATGAGTTTTTGGACTAAACCACCCCTTTACTCTGGTTCTCTCACCCAGGAAAGAAGACATTCTCACATATTAACAAATCTGAGCCCCAAAAGGGGCTCAATCCTACCCCGATCTGTCTGCCCAACATCAGGGAAATAGAATTGAATGCCACACCCAGAGAGCAACAGGGCTGCCAGGGTTTGAACAAGATATCCCAATGAAGGCATCTCATAGGAATCTCATGTGGAGACAAGACATGGATATTGTTCATGCATTTCTTCACTGAATTGAGGAGAgaagagtaattcattcattcacattcataTGACTATCATTCATATTGAGAATGAGTAATTCATATTCACTcatcatattaactgagtgcctgctgtgtgcaaagcactctaccaagtgcttgggagagtacaacaataagcagacacatgtctgcccaagatgagcttacagactagagggggagacaaacagtattactaattaataaataaataaattacagatatgtacataagtgcgaaggggtgggagtgggaaaaaaaagtcagggcagtgcagaagggagtgcgagaagaggaatggaggtctTAGTCaagaaagaccttttggaggagatgtctcttcaataaggatttgaagctgTTGTCGCTCCAACAGGCTGGGTTGCCCAACCTCCTCCACTTTGGTTGTTAAAAGTCATTCCTGCTTGAAAGATGAAACCAGAATGAATATTCTGATACAGAGGGAAGTGGACTACGTTCAGTTCCTGGTCTGTGTGTTCCTCCCCAACTCCACCTTGCATATGGCCTCAGACAAAGTAGATTGAGTCCGGAGACTGAGTTGCTCCAGGAGTTTATTTAAAACAGGAAAATGTGACCTACCTGTCTGGTTGGTGGTGATGTTTGAAGAAGCTCCTTGGAGCACTACAAAAATCAAGAGCAATATGATGTCAAGTCAATCATTAAGGGAAATAATGAGTCAGTTCATTACTGGGGGACTGATCTTTGAATCATCCGCTAGTTACTTACCCTGAGTAGTCAAGACACATGTTGTTGCCAGGAGCACAAGGCAGAAACTTCCTAAAATCACTGTAATGAGTCTCCATAGTGAGGTTGATGTGTCTATAAGCAGCAGTAacagttttaaaaattaaaacaatATCACAATTGCCCACCAATTCTGTTTTGGGTCTCAGAAAGGAATAAAAGAAAACACCTCTCCTCTGTTTGTCTTTCACCTATCTCCCGACCTGAAAGCCAGTTATTTCCCTTTTCACTGGTAtcttaatattgataataataatagtatttgttaaatgatctGCCAAACACTGCTTAAGAGCTacatagatgaaagataatcaggtcccacatggtgacCATGGTCACATCCATTTTTCCCCTACACTGACATGGATTCACAGCAAGAGAGTGTGAAGAGAAATATAGATGAACATGAAAGATAGTGAAAGAAACCAATTGATAAACAGAAACACTGACACAAAGGAGAGAATGCCAAAAAATCAATATACCATTTTGGCCCTCATTCCATCCCTTCTAGCTCTAGACATTTTTCTTCTAAGATTTTCCATTAGAAAGGATGGGCACACTCATCAGCATGTgcattttaatcagtcaatccaacaatcagtggtatttactcagtgctgactcagtgcagagtactgtactcagcacttgggagagtacaatgcaacaagtaGATATATCCTTCCCTCAAGTAGCTTCTGAGCTAATTAATTAGGAGATGGATCAAAAATAATGATAGATGGGAGAGGGACCAGAGTTTAAAGATACGGACTTAAGTGCCTTGGGGTGCAGGAGTGAGATGAGTACGTAAGTACTTAGGGAGTGAAGACTTGGGGTATAGATGATTTGGAAGTGTTGtagaggcagtgggagatgagtggggtggagagatgagagattaatttagTCAGGCAAGGTCTtctggggatgtgattttagaagggatttgaaaatggggagagtagtggtctgctggatattaagggaagggcattccaggagaaaACTCAATGGTGATTCCAGTGTTATGAGAACTGATGGATCCTGGGTTTGAGAAATGCCCCCTACAAACCATTCCTGGCTCTGCTTGACTATGACCATGGAAATGTCTAACCTGCCCACCAGCTGCGTGGGGGAATAAGTATACCTTTTCCCTTAACTCTCGTCGTCTGCTCTGCCGTGGAGAAGGCCTAGGCAGTTTCAACTCAGTGTAGTTAGTTCGTGCTCCCTTGCTGAATCTTCGTTCTTGTCGGGCTTTGGTCtcttgggcaggggagaggactTTTTTGCTTTCAACTCTGTATAGACAACTGTTTGCTCACTCATCTCtgcagaggggagatgaatgaaagagagagagtgcaGACTTGTTTGCAGTGGGAAAGAAGATGATGTTAAATGATTTGGGACAATGCTAAGATTCAGGATTGAGGCAGGTCAGAAGAACTTTGAATTCTCCTATGACTTCTACCAACTGTCTACCAAATTAGGGTACAGATCATGGGCAATGAGCTACGTGAATGAAAAGGAAGATTTAAAGAGGCTCCTGAGATAAGAAGTGTATGTCGGCTTTTATCCAAATTGACTTGAGGTTCAAAAAAGATCCTGTTGAATGGCAAAATGGACTTGTGCACtcactgtggacaaatcactgtactaagtgcttgggaaagtcaatacaacagagttgtttgtaaatatgtaaataagcGCCGTGGGGTGAGGATGTAGCAATACCTAGTGCACTCAGGGTATATAACCAAGTGTAAAAAATTTCCACAGGATGATAAATACTCACAGATCTCAAGACAAAGACGAGGGAAAGCTATAGAATTATTTAAATCTTAATACCCCAATTTCTGTCCTTTTAAAAACATTAATTTAggggaaaacaacaacaaaaaacctaaaGGGTTTCCAGCCCCCAAAGTGTAAAATGCCTACTCGACcaaggaaaaataatgataataataataataatgatgttatttgttaagcacttactatgtgccaaggactcttctcagagctgggtagatgcagagtaatcaggttgtcccaaggggctcacacttttaatgcccattttacagatgcggtaactgaggcacagagaagttaagtgacttgctcaaggtcacacagcagacaagcagcagaggtgggattaaaacccacatcctctgactcccaagcccgcactctttccactaagccacgctgcttaaaagcATGGCAAACCAGGGGTTCAAAAACAGTACCAGTACCAATCAAGCTCATTTTTTTGGTCTTTTAATGGCTCACATTCCAAGGCCCCTGGAGAAAAAGTTCTTCGACCTTCTGGAAGATAGAGATTTTCCTACTTATTGCTATTTCCTTGGCCCCTGAGGATAGCCACTAAAAGATGCCTGATGTATTATGTGCCATTCATGCCATGAAAACTCTCATCAAGTTGATAATTATTCTTTTTATCTGATCTCAAAGATTTCAGGATCTGCTAATAGCCAGGCAAGAAGGACCAGCTCTTTCATTTAAGTCACAGTAAACCAGGTAAAGTACTTATTTCATgaactctgtctttttttttgcaTATTTACCATGAATCCTTTAGATAGCAGCTGTTTCAGGCACTATCCTCATCTGACTGGTATTTGGGTTTAGGAgattttttctcccttccttgagTCAGATATTAAGTCTCAAATTGTAATCTGAAACAGCAAATCCTTCTCATAAATTCCAACTTTTCCCATTATCTGCTCTCATTTTTTGGACAACATTTGCACTGACTTTGAATTGAAAAAGCAAGAATATTCTGAACAACAGAAAACCGGTGCCATGAAAAATTCTACAACACAAAATCTCTTAATATCCAATTTTTATTTCAGAATATGAACGAACGTTTCCCTGCCAAATCAAACTTTACACACGCACACTAGcaaacacaccacacacacacatacaaacacagtgTCTATCATAGTTGCATTGCTCTAGGTCagtcaggagaggggaaggaacgcAGACAAATACCTGTTCGGAGGAGTAATTCTGGGGGCAATTGGTCCAGTGGCCCAGCTTGTGCTGGAGGAGACAAATGGGACCAGAAATTCAGGAATCCAATCAGCAGCAGGTCTCAGCCATCTATGGCATAAAATCCCCCAAGACAGGAAATTCAGATTGATGAGCCCAGAGACCTTCTGCCGTTACCCAACCGTCCTGGCTGCCAAAATCGGAGCAACTGCTCACAGTATGATAGTCCAGCTGATACTGCACAGGAAACTCTTTCGTAACCGTTGCTGGTTTTTAGTTTGCCACACCCACTGGGGACCACCAGAGCAGAGAAGTTTGATCTCTCTGTTCTTACCTAGCTTTGTGAGAGCAAGAATTTCCTTAGCAACTTCACTCTTACTCCATGACACCCAGGTATATGAGGATCAATACCTATGGGAAGAATGCAGTTggattccaggccaggaggaaatACAACAGTGATTCTCCCTGTAGGTGTAGTGGAAGCTTGAAAAAAATCATTCGTCAGGGAACTTGGGCAATAAATGCAAAAGGTCAGCAAAGGACTGGGGTTTTTAGTTCCCAGTTGGTTTTATCAGTCACAACCACACTCCATGATAAAAATCTCTCCTTCAGTAGTGTCACCTTTGAACACAAAGTGCAGTACATGTGCATTTTCCATAACAACACTACATCTGCAGCAACATTACTTGCAGGGGACTTTTTGGTACAAAGAAGTCTAACATACAAAACAGAGAATGAATGTCATTTCCCTATCCAGTTCACAAGCCACCAGCCAGCAATCAAGACAATGGGCTTCAGTTTGGCCAAGTTACCAAGATTGTGTCAATGATGAGGACTCTGAATGAAAAACCAACTTGAAGTAATGCAAGCCCTCCATCAATGATTGCATGCAGTTCCTAAGATTCAGACAAAAAGGGACATTTAGAAACCAGCAACTAGAAATTATGTTATGGAATGTATATGCCTGAGACGACCCCTGAAGTGGAAGAGAGCCAAGGCTATTCAAATTCAGAACTTCCATAGTTCTTTACAAAATTTATTGGTTCATAAAATATCACATCACCACTGGGATATGAGTTCAAGCTCACCAAATGCAAGAAAGGAATTCAAGAGAAATGACAACAACTTCATAATTCTCCTAAAcaagactcctctctctcaaaggTAA
This region of Ornithorhynchus anatinus isolate Pmale09 chromosome 17, mOrnAna1.pri.v4, whole genome shotgun sequence genomic DNA includes:
- the LOC120638932 gene encoding killer cell lectin-like receptor subfamily E member 1, with the protein product MTNSLNGYLDIRTDSPFPLWRLTASDSGCLHAVLVSLWRLQAKYTSTSLWRLITVILGSFCLVLLATTCVLTTQVLQGASSNITTNQTGHHCSPCPENWILCRNNATSFLKKKECGMKVSYLSIS